GTCGATTCATCTCTGTATGGCAATAAATCAGAACGTTCTCAGATGTTCTCATACCCCCAAGTCAAAAGAACTCAAATCATAGATGTTTGATCGGTGAAGATTAGAcagataacaaaaatttaaagaggTAATAAAAGCAAAATAGATTGATGTGCTCTccatatattaagaaatagttaaGTAACATCTGACAAAGAAAGGAGAACTTACTTGTGTAGAGATCCTTTCTCAGATTTTTCTCCCAAGGAAGTGCTGTCTCTTGTCACATTCTAGCGGCTTCTCTCTGTGAAAACACTCGTCTCGCTCTGAGgcctcttcttctgtttttttttttgagcttcCTCTCTGCCTCTGCAGCTCCTCATCGACCTATCTATGTCTCTTATGAAGATAGGAGTTAAGGGAGGTGGAAGGATAGAATCGCGTATGAAGATAAGAGTTAAGAAAGATTGAGTGATTTGATATTGGATCGTCGTAACTCCAAATAAACGGATTTGCAGAAATCAATATGGAGAAATGGAAGAGGCGAAACAATATCGACGGTCGTGAGGAAGCTAGGAAGGGAAGTTGGGTGATGGGCTTACACAAAATAGTAACATGTTACATGAGAGGCCCGTGTAAAATTCGAGTGAGCTGACATGTCAAATTAGAACCATGATAGGTTGATTTAATTATCCTAGGTGGACAGCTTTAGAGTGGAGGATATTCtccttttaatatagtatagatttattaatGCATGGTGTTTATTTAACTGTAGAGTCATTCCTATATAAAGGTTTTGTATTCTTTATTCTTGAAGTAGTTTTTGATGATTTAATAGAAAAACtgatttttatacaaattatatagtatgagaaaaaacattttcaaatcTTAAGAGATTTTGATAAAACATGATAAAGAGTATTCTCAAACTTAGAAGCTTCAGCTCCATGATctcaataataataaacaaaagaacACATCAAAGGAACACAAAGGAAGCATATATACGCATTTAAAGTGAGATATTAAACTACAAAGTGAATACAAATGAAGCATATATACACATAGTGAGATATTAAACTACAAAGGAACACAAATGACATACGCATTTAAAGTGAGATATTTAACTGAGATATTAAACTACAAAGGAACACAAATGAAGCATATATACACATAGGCCTAGATACACACACATCAGCAGAGTTTGAGATGAGTCACTTAAATGAggataattttcatatatatatacttttaatatataattacattgCGTTTTACGAAGTAAAAAATAATTCACGTTTTTTTGTTTACCTTGCATTTCTAAAATGGAACTGTAAACATATATCCTAACGAATAGAGAAATAGTAGAATAATCAAAAGGTCAAAATAACAAAACACTTAGCTTAACAATGTTTCATTCAATATCATAGAAAATTTCTCAAGAACTGATTTTACTatattaataacatttatttttctcattttgCAGGTATGGTACTTATTATGTTAATATTATGTAACTATATCACTTTTCAGAAAAGTAAACCTTTGAGAATTCGAtatgaattaataaaatttgcTAGAAGCACATCTCTGGAACTTGAAAACCTGAAAAGTTGTTATGCGATTCATTCATCGATATCACTCGTATGCGTTAGATATTGTTTCTTTAAATCTCTAAGATACAGATGTGGATTGGTGAAACGAATAAAACACCATAAAAACATGTCCAGATTGAGCTATGGATTACTTAATAAGGAGGAGACCAATGGCAGTAACGATGACTAGTGTTGAAGGTAAACCAAATTTTGTGTTCACTGAAAATGAGAGTGTAGCCATGGCTCACTCCTCTACGAGCGTGCTTACTTACTATCTGCAAGCTAAGTGGAAGGAGAGAAAGACGAAGTGAGTTACGTTATTTATAACGAATTAACATTTACCGTTTGATTTTTAACGGTGTCGTGGATGGCCCGTTATACTACcagataaacaaaaaatatcaaagagCTGTATTTTGCGCTGCAGTTCTAAAgttataacaaattaaataaatcaaatcGTGTAAAATAAACTTAGTAGATGCGCTTAGGTTTCAAGGCTTGCAATTTTGCATTTTGATCAACATATCGCAcgttatatttataaatatcctatttaaatatttctagATGTTTCCTTAAGGAGGGGTCGGCTGCTAGCTCCCATATATATAACTTCTTttgttttccttctttttttgggTTGTATTTGTACTTTCGGTTGCTTACTTGCTTACATGGTGAGTTCCGTTATCAAGTGTCGTGTTACAAGATTTGTCCTGAGATCTCGTTATAATTATGAGTCTGTTCAACCTATTCGACGCCAGTCTATCTCATATGGATTTAGATAccaaaactgtttttttttacttttctagACCAATGCACAATAAATTTGacacaaaataatattcaaTCATATGCAAGCATGTGATGTGAAGAATTAAGAAACCATAGACCCACCTATGTATAAACTTAAGAGTGAGAAATAACATTTCTTACATAGTTTCCagtattattataattaaatgtCAAGCATATATGACTTctggaaagaaaaataaaataagagaacTATTACATCTCCTTAAGAGAGTTATTACAGTTCCTTCCATTAAGCCTCAGATGGAAAGGAGTAAGAGTTAGAAATAATTTTTGAGGGAATTGAAACATCATGATTGCATGTTGCATCTTTGCATGTATATGATGGGCACCAAAACAGACATATGACATTGGCAAAGTATATTATTATCATACTATATAGTATCAAAGTTACacagaaataaaaatctttaatgCGATGAGGAATTATGACTCACATTGATGTAGAAGAGTCAAAAAGAGGTGGACCATGACTTTTTGTTCTACGATGAGCAATTAAAGTGAAATGATACAACCTTTATACATCTAACAATTTCTTTAATCATAAATCCAATTACTTATTAGCGGATAATATGTGCAGAAGATACggaaaattaacatatatatatattccactCATTTGGATAGTAGATAACTGCATCCATACATCCATACCGAACATAGATTAGTCAGTTCGGTTGCTAGAGTATTTAGTTACTATGAGAAATTATTGTTTCAAGTATTTGTACATATGGTATTATATAGAAGAGagaaagcaaaataaaaagCTACCAGTACTCTAATATGGGATTTGGACTTAACATCAACATGACAACCAAGAATCTTATGTTGACTTAAAGGGACTCTTGAAATTAGTAAAATTAAGTATTCTGATTTGATGCCAATCTTGTTTCCTTTTTGTTGAGACCtgtaattttcttttctgtGGGGTTTAGGTAGTAGGACCGGATGAATAGAGGTTGTTTGCAACGTTGAAGAGGATTTGACAAGTTTGAAATCCGTGGCTAAATGATATACAGTTTAGTCTTCTGGAATCATTTCTCATCACAAATTTACCatcgttttttattttgaatatatNNNNNNNNNNNNNNNNNNNNNNNNNNNNNNNNNNNNNNNNNNNNNNNNNNNNNNNNNNNNNNNNNNNNNNNNNNNNNNNNNNNNNNNNNNNNNNNNNNNNTTTTAGTTTGTGTTTTTGGCTTTGTATCTGTTGTAAGATGTATGAGTCTTGTATTTGTGGACTTTggcattttaataaaaatcagacGGAAAAAAAGGTTGACacgaagtttttttttgtttgtgtgtggAAATTTTGTCTTCTGTTGCTATCTTTTGATCAcaaattcagtttttttttagataaagTAGGACATCATACAATacaaaaagttacaaaacaagatattccttctgttttttaaagatccatgttctagaaaaaaaatttgtttcaaaaagatacattttttactttttcaatgtattatttaataaaaatctgtTAATTTCAAGAAAactaattgtgtttattggatttttattggttaaaagttatggaaaattgttattcacaaaaatcaatgcatttttaatatgatttcttaatatatgtgaaaagtttagaatatgtatctttaaaaatcAGAGGGAGTAagacataactttttttttttgtgtgtaaatgttaaaataaGACATAACTCATACTTGGAAACTGTAAAAGGTACTCTTGATCGATCCATTTTAATGGTATCATGTTCTCGAGATCAAAGAACATAGTTTGATTTTGTTGACGAATCTTTGTATCATCATGTGAATGAAACCAGTTCTTCTGACTCCGATCTTACTTCCTTGTGCATCATCATAggttcttattcttcttctcagATGTATCATTATCGGTTCGAGAGAATTGCTTACTTTGAATCACATCAAAGAAGGCAAACATGTTGTGAGTGCTACAACGATGAGTATTATGAATGGTAAATAAGTATCAGAGAAAAGAGCTCACCTCTTGAGTTTTCCCctgttcatcatcatcataatcattaTTGAGCAAAGAGTTCAAATCATGAGGTGAaaggttgttgatagccctgCGTATGGCATCCTCGATCTGAGTTTCTTCCTCCAAATGAAGAAAACCACTAAACTGACGTGGATCCTGTAATTCAGACGAAGATTCCTGAAAGAAAGGGTAGAACAGGACGAGGTCGTTGGTCAGATCCTCTAtgattatgatatattttgaaatttttatgaCTATCAGACTATGATATCGAAGAAAAAATcgacttgatttttttttttttttgagattgaCTTTACCTCTGCCTCTGAACTCAGCCCTCCACCAAGATTGTTCATAGGAGTGATAAGAGTGCGACTATGCTCAACTTCACAACCACCAGCAGAAGCAGAAGTCGAAGGTAAATCACTGGTATCACCCTTAAACATTACTTTACACACTGTATATGTCACCATCGCCGTCTGTACAAAGCCAAATacgaccaaaagaaaaaaaaaacagaaatcaaCCATCTCAGCATCCAATCAACAGAGAATATACATTTACGACTACGAGCAACAAAAAAGTTACTAATTACCGGAGTAGGAGACAAGAACGTAGCGACGTACTCATGCATAACCCATTCTGATTTGGGTTTCGGCCCACCAAGAATCTTACCACTGTAGTGAAACACCAAAACCCTTTTCTCACCAATCTGCTCGTGGTTCCCTCTCTTTCGGAAGATATCCATCGTATTACCGGTTTTCTTCCAAAAACCAGACTTGGTTTTCCTGCTCTGTCTCTCTCCTCTGTTGTCTTTACGACCGTAGAAATACCAAACATAGTCCGTCTCCTTCCTTGTCGTAATCGAATGGGCTGAGAAATAACAAACACCATAAATAAAAGGGTTTATTTgccaaataacaaaaaaaaaataaatttgtaaaatttaggtagagagagataggaagagagagattgttgttaaaaaaaggaagagagagagagagagagagagagagagagagagagattttatatagttatagaatttttgttttttgtataGTTAGTGGGTCTAATTTCCCTAAATAAAAAGCCCCGATTTTTAAAAGtcgttaatatatatatttttaacaataattatattaaaatcaaCCCAAAGGGCAATCGGAACAGTTACAGGGGTCCGGTACACCGGCGGGTGAAACATGCAGATCTAACAGAGGGGGTTAAAAGCGTAGGTGAGAAAACGATGGAAACACAAGGTTCCCCACTCCGACGAACACAGGCGGTCTTCAAATCTGGTGTCACCGGAGCTTCACCGTGGCTGGTGTGTTCAAAACCAGCACCTACAAGCTAGCCCATGTTTCAATACAACTGTTGAAGTAGTCAGTAAGACACTTACAAGCTAACTCCCAGGGATCGAAGCTACAGATGTCCACTGTGCTAATGACTTCATCGACATGACTCGTGTTACCATCCATATTTTTCGACCTTAGGTAATGGTCGACGATCTCCTCATCGGTCGGTCGGAATCTGAAACCCACCGGATGCGGATCTACCGTTTTCTCCATAACAAGGAAgtttcagttcaaaaaaaaaaagctaagaaaaaaatatgcaGCAGAGCAGAGAGCTTATTTATCTCTGTTGTCGCTCGCCGTTCTGTTATTATGAGCGAGATGAAAGAAGGGggtttatattagaaaaacTAGTCCCtatatttcaaaacttttaaatattattattttgtgcaGCCATGTAAGCTGATCAAACCGTGACGTTTCCCTAGTTGGACATACGTGGAACGGTCGACAATTTTCATGATTGTgactttctttttattaaaataataagacGGACGGGCAAAAGGCCGGGAATCGGCCAGTAGTCATCGACAATTTCTTTACCAAAGATTGGAACATACACTTATGATATAATAATTGTCGCCCACTCGTCACGTGACACAGCAGTCATTCTCGCGCGTAAAATGAAAATACAGCGACGTTAACGTCGTATGGTCAATATTTTCCATGAAGCTTCCTCGAAGGCGCGTAGGTTAAATAAAGATCCTGGAGAAAGTGTCTTACGTTCAGTCAGgagtcatctttttttttgtgtgtggatAATGGACAAAGGCgtagtgattttttttctttgatcaaattttagtgattttaatACTACAACTTAGCATTTgatatatacaaacaaaactTACCGGTGAGAATTGTACGGTGAGACAAGCATGATCGGAGAGACTGTTATTCTCAGGCCACAATCCTTTAAGCAAAGAAATGTTTAATCGGTTTAAGATCTCATTTTGCACCAAttggtttaatattaattatacctTAAGTTCTTCATAGTCGAAGTCGAAGACACCATTTCCATTAATATCAGCTCGATCCCAAGCTCTTTGGTCTCTTACCTTACATACTGGTTTAAACCATAATAACAatagctattattatttttaaaaatttaaactgaaaatgatttattttaaagaaaatagcTGACGTAACAAGTTACTACTATTGTTAGAAAGTtttaacaaagattctaaaAACTACTGTTAAACATGTAACGTTTTTACATATTTGTAAATCCGGTGGTGTCCTAATGGGAGAAAATGGACACGTGTAGGGATGAAACACAACTGAAGTCTGGAATTAGACAACTTTAAGGAAATCATTGTCTTTGCCTAGTGGTGTCGAAGCCGGGCCCAGTAATGTGTCAGAGTACCAACCAATGACCAAATCTAAAATATGCGATTAGATTGGGTCACACGTGAAAGCATCAGCAAACTCTTCTTTATACAcattttatagaaatattattgTAGCATGGcaaatgaatttattttaatcCGATTACTAAAGTATTTACTGAAAATAAATACCACTGTTTAAGCATTTGCTTTAAACGAACccaaaaaaaatctgtaaaatTAAGAACAAAAGTGAACTTTGCATTAGTCTGATTGTGCGCAGACTTATTAAATATCAAGATGATTTAAACAAGTAACTTTTGATATTATAATCATgactggatttttttttttttgctaaaatgacTGGAATATTTGTCGTGCCCATGTGAGAAGGAGTTGATTAAGATTGTTTGACAATTTTGTTAGTGGTATGTGACATATATAGGGGATTTGTCTTCTGTGACCATTTTATGATAATAAATTCACCTTTACGTATAAGTTTAGGACATATTACAATACTAAAAGTTACAAAAACAAGATagacactagattttgatccgcacgtcCATGCGGGTGTTCATTTTTCGTTTAAATTCaacatattttctatattttgatataatttctcgtttataataaatttattcatTTGTTTCTAGTCATGAACTACATAAGtcgtttgtttatatatttttacagaatctctaatttttttttcacttttgaTACCATCATTCATGCTTACTTTCTCTAGAAATAAATTTTCACAAATACTAAAGTATGAATTTTCGTTAAAAAGGCAAAAAGAATCTCCTATATTTTCTTTcaagatatataaataattactttttaaaagattatatatttatcgaattatatatttcaaattcgaacttttttatagaattttttttttcaaaatttaatttttcaagtttcttttaaaaactattttaaactttttatttataagttttaagtatttatttctttattaaaatcataaacctCACACTTCAAAATTTCACCCCTCAAATCTAAACAATAAGTGTAGATAAGTTAATCTTAGGGTTATAACTGTATATTTGAttctttaaaattaaaagtaaatatggtTAAATTAAACATGAAAAGTGATACTAAGAATgtattaatttaaacaatttctcatatttttattgaattatatattctttggactaatatttatataaaatacatatgaaacatactattttaaaataattttatatttaatatatttttaaattaaaaattatttacatgtGATACCATTCACTTATTATTAACATATAATGAGTCATATCGAGACAGAAGTGCTTTTCAGAAAATCGGTTCGCCTGGCCAATACTTGATTTGATTTAAATGgagctaacaaaaaaaaagagtcataTCCTAGAATActataaaaatgttttgttgTACAATATTCACTATCGCTTAATTTGGATCGTATAtcttatgaaaattaaataaaagagctaaccaaatttttctaaataaaatatgtatgaaTTTCTGAAATGAACATTCCCCTAATATATGaatttctgttttatattttcaaatcctgataatttattaaaaattatttgtggTTAACGTGGCAGCTAAAATTGGGGTTAAGTTAGTAGATAGGCGATTGACTTTAGGAATAATTTGTGGAGctacaaatatattatgtgcaatacatttagtaaaataaaatctcCATTAAACCATATGCAAGCCCGTATTTTCTATAACTAAACACAAAACCCGaaccaaatttcaaaatttggatGTAAACATAGTCAGATTTATAATGTGCATTTTGTCATGCTAGATGTACTTATTGCTGCACATATAAAATGTTTGGTAATGCTCCTGTGTTTTAAGTTATCAAATGTATCTGATGGTGTTACAAAAtcgttaagaaaataaataaatatggtaGCTGCGGTAAACTGAACCGAATTTTGGCCTGGTTTAAGGTTCAAAAGAAATAATCATTTTCCATTGAGTTGGGGCTGGTAAGGCTCTGCTGGCAAAAAAAACGTGATGGCTTTATAACTATTTAGTAAAGTAGTATTTTAATTCTAATGGCACAAGTTGGTAATTATTGAGAAAAGCTAAGGTCTATTTTTGTTTGTACTTcccctttaatagtttagaaGTTTAGATAACTCACACTAGAAAATTACAAAAGTtactccttttttttcttttttttacaaaaggtgcttttttcacaaaaaatacCATTTTATTTCATACAAACACACGATTTGATACATAAACTGGCGGATGAAAAAAGCAATCTCTAGACACAAAAGCACATACGAAGGCGACAACTAGAACCCACTCCAAAATAACTTAAGACAACAAACAAACATGTCAACTTAAAACTGAATGacttatcaaattaaataagCAAATTTAAATCCAAATAGTATCTAATAATGAAGAATTTTTGCTGTTACCTATAGCCTGCCACGCGATAATATCCACCTCCTACATCCATTATACCACGATTTACCGCTGCTGTTCACGCCCGCCAAACGATAACATCCACAGAACCAAAACTCCACGACTTCATAACCCGACAAGAGGGAACTTAACTCGGTCCACACAACAAAAGGTACTCTTAATTATCTCATTTATTGGTATATCATATTCCTGTGACACATGAATATAGCTTGATTTTCTTGGTGAATTTTTGTATCATCCTGTAAATGAAACCAGCTCTTTTGTTCTTGATCACCATCTCCTGGCCCATTTGATCCCCAACGATCTCACTTACTTGTGCATCGTCATCACAAGGATTCATCTTCTTCTCGGATGTAACAGTGTTGGTTCCTAGAGCTTCACTCACCTTGAATAACATAtcaaagaagcaaaaaaaatgtAGTGAGTAATGGCAAAAAATAGTACACCTAGATTAGTGTGTTAGCAATCGTTTGTATCAGAGAAAGagaaaatactaataaaaaGCTCACCTCTTGAGTGACTGACCCTGACTCGATAGTTGAGCTGCCTGGCAGGTGTATGGGATGATTTGAGAAACCAAAACTAACACAAGTGCTCGAAGTTTTAATGGAACCCTGTCATTAGGAAGTACAAAACGTTAGGTTTGTGAGGTGAAAACAGAGGATCACCATAGTAAAAGGATGCttactgttgttgttgttgttgaagatATGGAATCAAAATCACTGTCATCATCGCTACGATCAATGAACACACCGGTCAGTGACATTTTAGGTCTGTAGTCGTTGCGATCCTCTTGCATAAACATAGTATTCCCCTGCTCTTTCTCGGCATTATCATTATTATTGAGCAAAAAGTTCAAATCATCAGTTGAAACATTGTCGATAGCCCTGCGTATCGCATCTTCGAGTTGAGTTTCTTCCTCCAGATGAAGAAAGCCAGTAAAGTGACGTGGATTCTGCAATTAAAAAACCCATTGATCCTGAGAAAGGAAAGAAGAACACAAAGATGATTTAAAAGTGACGTCCCACCTCTGTCTCTGTACTCAGTCCTCCCGAGTTACTACTGTTCACATGAGTGATCAAAGAGAGATGATGCTCATTTTCACcagcagaggaagaagaagaagaaggtaagtCTCTGGGGTCACCCTTAAACATTACTTTACACACTGTATATttcatcatcatcgtcgtcgtctgcacaaaaacaaaaaagaacagaaaaatCAATCAAATCAACAACCCAAAATTTAGAAGGATACATTACGACTAAATACATACCTGATCAGTAGGAGACAAGAAGGTAGCCACGTACTCGTGCATTACCCAATCCGATTTCGACTTCGATTTCGGTTTCGACTCACCAAGAATCTTGCTACTGAACACGAAAACTCTTTTCTCACCAATCTTCTCGCGATCTCCTCTCTTTCGGAAGATGTTCATCGTATCTCCGGTTTTCTTCCAAGAACCAGACTTGGTTCTCCTgctctgtctctctcttttcttaCTTTGTTGTTGGTTCTTCTTACATCCGAAGAAGTACCAAACCTCATCTGTCGATTTAATCCTCGACTTGCCTGAGAATGATTGATTTGGATACAACAGTAACTGAAAACAATCACTCCACTAAGCAGatgattaattatttgatttgataCAAACAAACAACAGTGTAAGAAGACACACTTACCAGCTAACTCCGAAGGGTCGAATTCATATATATCGACTGTGTTCATGACTTCATCTACATGACTCGTGTTACTCTCTAGGTTCTTTGGCCTCACGTAATCTCCCACTATCTCCTCGTCCGTCGGATGGAATCTATAACCCACCGGCGGATCCACCATTTTGCGACGCTGAAGAAAGACTTTGACtcgaatgaaaaaaaaaatcaaaatcaaaatatgtaGTAGAGAGCTTTTTTCTCCACTGTGGACTTGCAAATTAATCGTAGGAGAAAAGAGGGAagagttttcatatttatatacagtAATAATGGTCTGTGGACTGTGGATAtttacaaattcaaaaaaaaaaattgtcaaacaAGTGTGACGTTTATTCTTTCGTTGGACACACGTGCAATGGTAAACAAGTTGAATCCTtcatattttatcaaaagaaaacttCCAATATTAATTAAAGAAGCGAAATTGAATTCGCAATATCTACCATTTCCACGAAACATTGGaacctatatatttttaatatacattctTCTTCGGTATGTTTAAAGTAGCGTTGCCGTTTATCTTTTTAAAGTAGCGTTGTCGTCGACGAGTCCGTTCTCTCTTTATAACAAGTTACCCATGGGCCACGTCTGTATATACAAGACAAGAAGCTTCGTTGAAGGCGCCTCAATTATAGAAACAGAAAGACTATAACcattattttatcatttgttTTCTAGATAGACAatcaataataaacaaaaacaaccagaaataatttaaaagggAAAAAGGAATTGGCATATCCGGATTCAATGTGAATACTACTAATGTTACCGAATGGAATCAAGTGTCGGGGAGGGATTCTATGGTCGACTCCAATCAGATGGTGCCAAAACAGTGTAATATCTGCTGCTTTATTTCTTCAACCGCACGGTAAAGCAACTGCatttttgtgtaattttttCTCGTTATAGTGTCACACTATATCTGATATTACATTATAACAACATcaaaaccatttttaatttattttacaataaacCGTTAGATCCGTTCAATCaattttttagataaattttatcGACTGATTTTATTGGCTTCGAGAGAAACACACTTTGTATTACAAATTGGACTAATCCGTACTACACTTCATATACCATTCTTGATAACActttttattctctttatttttaGATGTATTAGTATTTATTATGCTAAAGTTATATAACTAAATCACTTTTCAAAATGGTTAAAAAGACTTCAGGATTAAAccatttgttcaaaaaaaaaaaaaactcgcgGATTTTGTATGATTTAATGAAATTGTCTAGAAGTGCATTTTGAGATACATATG
The Raphanus sativus cultivar WK10039 chromosome 1, ASM80110v3, whole genome shotgun sequence DNA segment above includes these coding regions:
- the LOC108853462 gene encoding NAC domain-containing protein 5-like yields the protein MEKTVDPHPVGFRFRPTDEEIVDHYLRSKNMDGNTSHVDEVISTVDICSFDPWELASHSITTRKETDYVWYFYGRKDNRGERQSRKTKSGFWKKTGNTMDIFRKRGNHEQIGEKRVLVFHYSGKILGGPKPKSEWVMHEYVATFLSPTPTAMVTYTVCKVMFKGDTSDLPSTSASAGGCEVEHSRTLITPMNNLGGGLSSEAEESSSELQDPRQFSGFLHLEEETQIEDAIRRAINNLSPHDLNSLLNNDYDDDEQGKTQE
- the LOC108842370 gene encoding NAC domain-containing protein 5-like, giving the protein MVDPPVGYRFHPTDEEIVGDYVRPKNLESNTSHVDEVMNTVDIYEFDPSELAGKCKSRIKSTDEVWYFFGCKKNQQQSKKRERQSRRTKSGSWKKTGDTMNIFRKRGDREKIGEKRVFVFSSKILGESKPKSKSKSDWVMHEYVATFLSPTDQTTTMMMKYTVCKVMFKGDPRDLPSSSSSSAGENEHHLSLITHVNSSNSGGLSTETEVDPRHFTGFLHLEEETQLEDAIRRAIDNVSTDDLNFLLNNNDNAEKEQGNTMFMQEDRNDYRPKMSLTGVFIDRSDDDSDFDSISSTTTTTGSIKTSSTCVSFGFSNHPIHLPGSSTIESGSVTQEVSEALGTNTVTSEKKMNPCDDDAQVSEIVGDQMGQEMVIKNKRAGFIYRMIQKFTKKIKLYSCVTGI